Proteins encoded in a region of the Rhizobium sp. CC-YZS058 genome:
- the fumC gene encoding class II fumarate hydratase, producing MTATRTETDTFGGIEVESDRYWGAQAQRSLGNFKIGWEKQPVAIVRALGIVKQAAARTNVALGRLDPAIGDAIEKAAQEVIDGKLNDHFPLVVWQTGSGTQSNMNANEVISNRAIELLGGTMGSKKPVHPNDHVNMSQSSNDTYPTAMHIACAERVVHDLLPALKHLHAALEVKVKAFDHIIKIGRTHTQDATPLTLGQEFSGYAAQVASSIKRIEMTLPGLQELAQGGTAVGTGLNAPVGFAEKVAEEIAAITGIAFTTAPNKFEALAAHDSMVFSHGAINSTAAALFKIANDIRLLGSGPRSGLGELSLPENEPGSSIMPGKVNPTQCEALTQVCVQVFGNHAALTFAGSQGHFELNVYNPLMAYNFLQSVQLLADAAVSFTDHCVVGIEAREDNIKAALDRSLMLVTALAPKIGYDNAAKIAKTAHKNGTTLREEAVGGGYVTDEEFDAVVRPETMISPA from the coding sequence ATGACGGCAACGCGCACGGAAACAGATACATTCGGCGGGATCGAGGTCGAAAGCGACCGCTACTGGGGCGCACAGGCCCAGCGCTCGCTCGGCAATTTCAAGATCGGCTGGGAAAAGCAGCCGGTGGCCATCGTTCGTGCGCTCGGCATCGTCAAGCAGGCGGCGGCACGCACCAATGTCGCGCTCGGCCGCCTAGACCCTGCGATCGGCGACGCGATCGAAAAGGCTGCGCAGGAGGTGATCGACGGCAAGCTCAACGACCACTTCCCGCTGGTCGTCTGGCAGACCGGCTCCGGCACGCAATCGAACATGAATGCCAACGAGGTCATCTCCAACCGCGCGATCGAGCTGCTGGGCGGCACCATGGGCTCCAAGAAGCCGGTTCATCCGAACGACCACGTCAATATGAGCCAGTCGTCCAACGACACCTATCCGACCGCCATGCACATCGCCTGCGCCGAGCGGGTCGTGCACGATCTGCTGCCGGCGCTCAAGCACCTGCATGCGGCGCTCGAGGTTAAGGTGAAGGCCTTCGATCACATCATCAAGATCGGCCGCACCCACACGCAGGATGCGACGCCGCTGACGCTCGGACAGGAGTTCTCCGGCTATGCCGCGCAGGTGGCCTCCTCGATTAAGCGGATCGAGATGACGCTGCCCGGCCTGCAGGAACTCGCCCAAGGCGGCACGGCGGTCGGCACCGGCCTCAATGCCCCGGTCGGCTTTGCGGAGAAGGTGGCCGAAGAGATCGCCGCGATCACCGGCATCGCCTTCACCACGGCGCCGAACAAGTTCGAGGCGCTGGCTGCGCATGATTCCATGGTTTTCAGCCATGGCGCCATCAATTCCACCGCCGCCGCTCTGTTCAAAATCGCCAACGATATCCGCCTGCTCGGCTCCGGTCCGCGCTCGGGCCTCGGCGAGCTGTCGCTGCCGGAAAACGAGCCGGGCTCGTCGATCATGCCGGGCAAGGTCAACCCGACACAGTGCGAAGCGCTGACCCAGGTCTGCGTGCAGGTGTTCGGCAACCATGCGGCGCTGACCTTCGCCGGCAGCCAGGGCCATTTCGAGCTCAACGTCTACAACCCGCTGATGGCCTACAACTTCCTGCAGTCGGTCCAGCTGCTTGCCGACGCAGCCGTCTCGTTCACCGACCATTGCGTCGTCGGCATCGAAGCGCGCGAAGACAATATCAAGGCGGCGCTCGACCGCTCGCTGATGCTGGTCACGGCGCTCGCGCCGAAGATCGGCTATGACAACGCAGCCAAGATTGCCAAGACCGCGCACAAGAACGGCACGACGCTGCGCGAGGAGGCCGTGGGCGGCGGCTATGTGACGGATGAGGAATTCGACGCCGTCGTCCGCCCGGAAACCATGATCAGCCCAGCCTGA
- a CDS encoding L,D-transpeptidase family protein, which translates to MTFKTKAALVALMTGCTLPTLGVGTADAMTLMDLFRRKKPVEEMQVLPGLEPQAPAAAPRERAAAAPAPRVTGPQYYTYKAEALRRIETDKLVDPLVTGSLQAGGVTTVSTGSDATARPLMGAVNAYAPAEIAKVIEDYYGRVDTLIWVDGQGPNAKARAALDLLSKADEIGLNSADYRVDLPAIDPTADAATRETALVSFEIRLTAAVLSYVQDTVRGRIDPNRISGYHDFARKPVNLAGKLRVIAASNDIAAYLSTQTPSGPEFTALRAELKRLSEREGESTRITIAPGTLLKPGMSDPELANVVAGIRQKGSDELKAAHAATLATYQGTPVYTPDLVALVEGFQKENGLKPDGVVGKASIRILTGGDSADAKIEKLRIAMEQARWLPADLGQRYVFINQPAYTVSYHDKGIEQFQMGVVVGSKSNQTYFFEDEIQTVEFNPYWGVPQSIIINEMLPKLRSDPGYLDRLGYQVEVGGRAVSSYDVDWYGSTKGVSVRQPPSDDNALGELKILFPNAHAIYMHDTPSKSFFKRDMRALSHGCVRLSDPRRMAAAVLGTSVEDVAKQIAGGRNKGVTVPQRIPIYVSYFTAWPDKTGTVRYFDDVYDRDSYMLKAMAATDKARRTEG; encoded by the coding sequence ATGACCTTCAAGACAAAGGCGGCGCTCGTCGCCCTGATGACCGGATGCACACTCCCGACACTGGGGGTCGGCACCGCCGACGCAATGACCTTGATGGATCTCTTCCGCCGCAAGAAGCCGGTCGAAGAGATGCAGGTTCTGCCGGGGCTCGAGCCGCAGGCACCGGCTGCCGCCCCCCGCGAGCGCGCTGCCGCAGCGCCGGCACCGCGGGTCACCGGTCCGCAATACTATACCTACAAAGCCGAAGCGCTCCGTCGCATCGAGACCGACAAGCTGGTCGACCCCTTGGTCACCGGTTCCTTGCAGGCAGGCGGGGTGACGACCGTTTCCACTGGCTCCGATGCCACCGCGCGGCCGCTGATGGGCGCCGTCAATGCCTATGCGCCGGCCGAGATCGCCAAGGTCATCGAAGACTATTATGGCCGTGTCGATACGCTGATCTGGGTGGACGGGCAGGGGCCGAACGCCAAGGCACGCGCCGCCCTCGACCTTCTGTCGAAGGCGGATGAGATCGGGCTGAATTCGGCGGATTACCGCGTCGACCTGCCGGCCATCGATCCGACAGCGGATGCCGCGACGCGCGAGACCGCCCTCGTCTCCTTCGAGATCCGGCTGACGGCGGCCGTCCTGTCCTATGTCCAGGACACCGTGCGCGGCCGGATCGATCCGAACCGGATCTCCGGCTATCACGATTTCGCGCGCAAGCCGGTCAATCTGGCCGGCAAGCTCCGCGTCATCGCGGCCAGCAACGACATCGCCGCCTATCTCTCCACCCAGACCCCGTCCGGGCCGGAGTTTACCGCGCTGCGCGCCGAGCTGAAGCGCCTGTCCGAACGCGAAGGCGAAAGCACCAGGATCACGATTGCCCCCGGCACGCTCCTGAAGCCCGGCATGTCCGATCCGGAGCTCGCCAATGTCGTTGCCGGCATTCGCCAGAAGGGGTCGGATGAACTCAAGGCCGCGCATGCGGCAACTCTGGCGACCTATCAGGGCACGCCGGTTTATACGCCGGATCTCGTCGCCCTCGTCGAAGGGTTCCAGAAGGAAAATGGTCTCAAGCCGGACGGCGTCGTCGGCAAGGCGTCGATCCGTATCCTGACGGGTGGCGACAGCGCGGACGCCAAGATCGAGAAGTTGCGGATCGCCATGGAGCAGGCCCGCTGGCTGCCGGCCGATCTCGGCCAGCGCTACGTCTTCATCAACCAGCCGGCCTACACCGTGTCCTATCACGACAAGGGCATCGAGCAGTTTCAGATGGGCGTCGTGGTCGGCTCCAAGTCGAACCAGACCTATTTCTTCGAGGACGAAATCCAGACCGTGGAGTTCAACCCCTATTGGGGCGTGCCGCAGTCGATCATCATCAACGAGATGCTGCCGAAGCTGCGCAGCGACCCTGGCTATCTCGACCGTCTCGGCTATCAGGTCGAGGTCGGCGGCAGAGCCGTCTCGTCCTATGATGTCGACTGGTACGGCTCCACCAAGGGCGTCTCCGTCCGCCAGCCGCCGTCGGATGACAATGCGCTCGGCGAGCTGAAAATCCTCTTCCCGAACGCGCATGCGATCTACATGCATGACACGCCGTCGAAGAGCTTCTTCAAGCGTGACATGCGCGCGCTCAGCCATGGTTGCGTGCGTCTTTCCGATCCGCGCCGCATGGCGGCTGCCGTGCTCGGCACGTCGGTCGAGGATGTCGCCAAGCAGATCGCCGGCGGCCGCAACAAGGGTGTCACCGTTCCGCAGCGCATCCCGATCTACGTCTCCTACTTCACCGCCTGGCCGGACAAGACCGGCACCGTGCGCTATTTCGACGACGTCTATGACCGCGACAGCTACATGCTGAAGGCCATGGCCGCCACCGACAAGGCCCGCCGCACCGAGGGCTAA
- a CDS encoding NYN domain-containing protein gives MMQPERLALLIDGDNTSPRYIADLLDAVRRYGTPTVKRIYGDWTKPDLGGWKDCLLEHSIQPIQQFAYTTGKNATDGAMIIDAMDLLSSNRFSGFCLVSSDSDFVRLAVRIREQGLPVYGFGGCKTPRPFVTACDRFIYLETLRVDTLAGSAPLSLGANLVGDMQAKSTSATKPGQTKKAGSGTLAKRKLTKAALATLRRVVQASADEHGCAPLSQVGMLLAKQHPEFDCRTFGHSQLSELAEACGILDVERSEANPMIVIVRLKGPTATTAA, from the coding sequence ATGATGCAGCCGGAGAGGTTGGCTCTGTTAATTGACGGTGACAATACATCACCCAGATACATTGCCGATCTTCTTGACGCGGTGCGCCGCTACGGCACGCCGACGGTCAAGCGCATTTATGGGGACTGGACGAAGCCGGATCTCGGAGGCTGGAAAGACTGTCTGCTTGAACATTCGATCCAACCGATCCAGCAATTCGCCTACACGACGGGCAAGAACGCCACCGATGGCGCCATGATCATCGATGCGATGGATCTGCTCAGCAGCAACCGCTTCTCCGGCTTCTGTCTTGTCTCCAGCGACAGCGATTTCGTACGGCTCGCTGTGCGGATTCGTGAACAAGGTCTTCCCGTTTACGGGTTCGGCGGCTGCAAGACCCCGCGCCCCTTCGTGACCGCCTGCGACCGGTTCATCTACCTCGAGACACTGCGCGTCGACACCCTCGCCGGCTCTGCTCCTCTCTCGTTGGGAGCCAACCTCGTTGGCGACATGCAGGCGAAGTCCACGTCTGCCACGAAGCCCGGCCAAACAAAAAAAGCCGGATCAGGCACGCTCGCAAAGCGAAAGCTGACCAAAGCCGCCCTCGCTACGCTCCGCCGCGTCGTGCAGGCATCGGCCGACGAACATGGGTGTGCACCATTGTCCCAAGTCGGCATGCTGCTCGCCAAGCAGCATCCGGAATTCGACTGCCGCACCTTCGGCCACTCGCAGCTGAGCGAGTTGGCCGAGGCCTGTGGTATTCTGGATGTCGAGCGGTCCGAAGCCAATCCGATGATCGTCATCGTCAGGCTGAAGGGACCGACCGCAACGACCGCAGCCTGA
- a CDS encoding GFA family protein, whose translation MPDHHHQGQCLCGAVRIVVKGPLRDVTACHCSQCRRQTGLYYAATNAAQADLVIDGDAAIRWYRSSPTARRAFCQTCGSALFWQADGRSDISIMAGLFDTPSGLTIAKHIFCADKGDFYLIPPDAPQFPADG comes from the coding sequence ATGCCGGACCATCACCATCAGGGCCAGTGCCTGTGCGGCGCTGTGCGCATCGTCGTCAAAGGGCCTTTGCGGGACGTGACCGCCTGCCATTGCTCGCAATGCCGACGCCAGACGGGTCTCTACTACGCGGCGACCAATGCAGCGCAGGCGGATCTCGTCATCGACGGCGACGCAGCGATCCGCTGGTACCGCTCGAGCCCGACGGCCCGGCGCGCCTTCTGCCAGACCTGCGGCTCGGCCCTCTTCTGGCAGGCCGATGGCCGAAGCGACATCTCGATCATGGCCGGCCTCTTCGACACCCCCTCAGGCCTCACCATCGCCAAACACATCTTTTGCGCCGACAAGGGCGATTTCTACCTCATCCCGCCAGACGCGCCACAGTTCCCTGCAGACGGTTAA
- a CDS encoding class II 3-deoxy-7-phosphoheptulonate synthase gives MAQNWTPASWRQKPIQQVPDYPDQAALEATEGQLATYPPLVFAGEARNLKKALANVSEGRGFLLQGGDCAESFAEHGADTIRDFFRAFLQMAVVLTFGAQQPVVKVGRIAGQFAKPRSSNIERQGEIELPSYRGDIINGIEFTEKARIPDPERQINAYRQSAATLNLLRAFAMGGYANLDNVHQWMLGFVKDSPQAERYRKLADRISETMDFMKAIGITPETNPSLRETDFFTSHEALLLGYEQALTRIDSTSGDWYATSGHMIWIGDRTRQPDHAHVEYCRGIKNPIGLKCGPSMTADGLIELIDILNPANEAGRLTLICRFGHDKVAEHLPRLIRAVQREGKKVVWSCDPMHGNTITLNSYKTRPFERILSEVESFFQIHRSEGSHPGGIHIEMTGKDVTECTGGARALSGADLGDRYHTHCDPRLNADQALELAFLLAERMKGGRDEKRLAAAG, from the coding sequence ATGGCACAGAACTGGACACCAGCAAGCTGGCGGCAGAAGCCCATTCAACAGGTGCCGGACTATCCGGATCAGGCGGCACTCGAGGCGACCGAAGGCCAGCTGGCCACCTATCCGCCGCTGGTCTTTGCCGGCGAGGCACGCAACCTGAAAAAGGCGTTGGCCAACGTCTCCGAGGGCCGCGGCTTCCTGCTGCAGGGCGGCGATTGCGCCGAGAGCTTCGCCGAACATGGCGCGGACACGATCCGCGACTTCTTCCGCGCCTTCCTGCAGATGGCGGTCGTGCTGACCTTCGGCGCTCAGCAGCCGGTCGTCAAAGTCGGCCGCATCGCCGGCCAGTTCGCCAAGCCCCGCTCGTCGAACATCGAGCGTCAGGGCGAGATCGAGCTGCCGAGCTATCGCGGCGACATTATCAACGGCATCGAGTTCACCGAGAAGGCGCGGATCCCCGATCCGGAACGCCAGATCAACGCCTATCGCCAGTCGGCCGCGACGCTGAACCTGTTGCGTGCCTTCGCCATGGGCGGCTATGCCAATCTGGATAATGTGCACCAATGGATGCTGGGCTTCGTCAAGGACTCACCTCAGGCCGAGCGGTATCGCAAGCTTGCCGACCGGATCTCCGAGACGATGGACTTCATGAAGGCGATCGGTATCACGCCGGAGACGAACCCGTCGCTGCGCGAAACCGATTTCTTCACCAGCCACGAAGCGCTGCTGCTCGGCTACGAGCAGGCGCTGACGCGCATCGATTCGACCTCCGGCGACTGGTACGCCACCTCCGGCCACATGATCTGGATCGGCGACCGCACACGCCAGCCGGACCATGCCCATGTCGAATATTGCCGCGGCATCAAGAACCCGATCGGGCTGAAATGCGGCCCGTCCATGACCGCCGACGGCCTGATCGAGCTGATCGACATCCTGAACCCGGCCAACGAGGCGGGGCGCCTGACGCTGATCTGCCGCTTCGGCCATGACAAGGTGGCCGAGCACCTGCCGCGCCTGATCCGCGCCGTGCAGCGCGAAGGCAAGAAGGTCGTCTGGTCCTGCGACCCGATGCATGGCAACACGATCACGCTGAACAGCTACAAGACCCGCCCCTTCGAGCGGATCCTGTCGGAGGTCGAGAGCTTCTTCCAGATCCACCGCTCGGAAGGCAGCCACCCGGGCGGCATCCATATCGAGATGACCGGCAAGGACGTGACCGAGTGCACCGGCGGCGCCCGCGCGCTTTCCGGCGCCGATCTCGGGGATCGCTACCACACCCATTGCGATCCGCGGCTGAATGCCGACCAGGCACTGGAACTGGCCTTCCTGCTCGCCGAGCGGATGAAGGGCGGACGCGACGAGAAACGCCTGGCAGCCGCCGGCTGA
- the gor gene encoding glutathione-disulfide reductase yields the protein MPSFDYDLFVIGGGSGGVRSARVAASLGKKVAIAEEFRYGGTCVIRGCVPKKLYVYASEFSTDFRDAAGFGWSVGETRFDWHKLVAAKEAEITRLEGLYQKGLSNAGADILNTRAELVGANQIKLVSTGQIVTAERIVIAVGGRPAPHDALPGHALTITSNEVFDLPELPASILIAGGGYIAVEFANILHGLGVEVTLIYRGKEILSRFDRDLREGLHKAMVEKGIRILCEDIIHAVSELPDGRRRVETLKGETLEVDQVMLALGRTPNTENLGLEAAGIRTDHQGAIIVDAFSRTSAPGIYAIGDVTNRVQLTPVAIHEAMCFIETEYKNNPTSPDHDLIPTAVFSQPEIGTVGMTEEEAAAKIDELEIYRAEFRPMRATLSGRTEKTIMKLVVNAADRKVLGAHVFGPSAGEMAQLLGVALKAGATKDSFDRTMAVHPTAAEELVTMYTPSYRIKNGERV from the coding sequence ATGCCCAGCTTTGACTATGATCTCTTCGTCATTGGCGGCGGCTCCGGCGGGGTGCGCAGCGCCCGCGTGGCGGCGTCGCTCGGCAAGAAGGTCGCGATCGCCGAGGAATTTCGCTACGGCGGCACCTGCGTCATCCGCGGCTGCGTGCCGAAGAAGCTCTATGTCTATGCCTCGGAATTCTCGACCGACTTCAGGGACGCGGCCGGCTTTGGCTGGAGCGTGGGCGAGACCCGATTCGACTGGCACAAGCTGGTTGCGGCCAAGGAAGCCGAAATCACGCGCCTCGAAGGCCTCTATCAGAAGGGCCTTTCCAATGCCGGTGCGGACATTCTCAACACCCGGGCCGAACTCGTGGGCGCCAACCAGATCAAACTGGTTTCGACCGGGCAGATCGTCACGGCCGAGCGAATCGTCATCGCGGTCGGCGGCCGGCCAGCCCCGCATGATGCCCTGCCCGGCCATGCGCTGACGATCACCTCCAACGAGGTCTTTGACCTGCCCGAGCTGCCGGCTTCGATCCTGATCGCCGGCGGCGGCTATATCGCCGTCGAGTTCGCCAATATTCTGCACGGCCTCGGCGTCGAGGTGACGCTGATCTATCGCGGCAAGGAGATTCTCTCCCGCTTCGACCGCGATCTCCGCGAAGGCCTGCACAAGGCCATGGTCGAGAAGGGTATCCGCATTCTCTGCGAGGACATCATCCATGCGGTCTCGGAGCTGCCGGACGGCCGCCGCCGCGTCGAGACGCTGAAGGGCGAGACGCTGGAGGTGGATCAGGTGATGCTGGCGCTCGGCCGGACGCCAAACACCGAGAATCTCGGCTTGGAGGCCGCCGGAATCCGCACCGACCACCAGGGCGCGATCATCGTCGACGCCTTCTCCCGCACCAGCGCGCCCGGCATCTACGCGATCGGCGACGTGACCAACCGCGTGCAGCTGACGCCGGTCGCCATCCACGAAGCCATGTGCTTCATCGAGACCGAATACAAGAACAACCCGACCTCCCCCGACCACGACCTGATCCCGACCGCCGTCTTCTCCCAGCCCGAGATCGGCACCGTCGGCATGACGGAGGAGGAAGCTGCCGCGAAGATCGACGAGCTGGAGATCTATCGCGCCGAGTTCCGTCCGATGCGGGCGACACTCTCCGGCCGCACGGAAAAGACGATCATGAAGCTCGTCGTCAATGCCGCCGACCGCAAGGTTCTGGGCGCGCATGTGTTCGGTCCGAGCGCGGGCGAGATGGCGCAGCTCCTGGGCGTCGCGCTCAAGGCCGGGGCCACCAAGGACAGTTTCGACCGCACCATGGCCGTCCATCCGACCGCGGCGGAAGAACTCGTCACCATGTACACGCCCTCCTACCGGATCAAGAACGGCGAGCGGGTCTAG
- a CDS encoding DUF2059 domain-containing protein: MIKFAGRTFAAAVLLAAALAPAAKAQEVTEDQLKAARAAITAIGATNNFDNILPNLAERLKGSLIQSSPNYQDLISTTVDSKALELAARRADLEREAATIYAKTFTVEQLNAITAFYSSDAGKKLLNDGPIASREMLKAADIWAAGVSRDLTSATTKALETTLAPPAGEAGQAPATTPPAQ, encoded by the coding sequence ATGATCAAGTTTGCAGGCCGCACCTTTGCCGCCGCCGTTCTCCTCGCCGCTGCGCTGGCCCCTGCCGCAAAGGCCCAGGAGGTGACCGAGGACCAGCTGAAGGCTGCCCGCGCCGCCATCACCGCGATCGGCGCGACGAACAATTTCGACAACATCCTGCCGAACCTTGCCGAACGGCTGAAGGGCAGCCTGATCCAGTCCTCGCCCAACTATCAGGACCTGATCAGCACCACGGTCGATTCCAAGGCGCTCGAACTCGCCGCCCGCCGCGCCGATCTGGAGCGCGAAGCGGCGACCATCTACGCCAAGACCTTTACCGTCGAGCAGCTGAACGCGATCACCGCCTTCTACTCCTCCGACGCCGGCAAGAAGCTCCTGAACGACGGGCCGATCGCCTCGCGCGAAATGCTCAAGGCCGCCGACATCTGGGCCGCCGGTGTCTCGCGCGACCTGACCTCGGCCACCACCAAGGCTCTCGAAACGACCCTGGCGCCCCCGGCCGGCGAAGCCGGTCAGGCCCCGGCCACCACGCCGCCGGCGCAGTAA
- the rpiA gene encoding ribose-5-phosphate isomerase RpiA, with protein MDARQMKIKAAEAALSHVEDGMRLGIGTGSTAEEFIRLLAERVEGGLRVEGVPTSERTARLCLDLGITLRSLDELPELDLTIDGADEVDPDLNLIKGGGGALLREKIVATASSRMIVIADESKVVDTLGAFKLPIEVNAFGLNATRIAIEKTASRLGLSGAIALRGGAEEPFQTDGGHLILDASFGRIPDADALARALNAIPGVVEHGLFIGVATLAIIAGPTGARSMSARER; from the coding sequence ATGGATGCCCGCCAGATGAAGATCAAGGCCGCCGAGGCGGCGCTTTCGCATGTGGAGGACGGCATGCGCCTCGGCATCGGCACCGGCTCGACGGCGGAGGAGTTCATTCGCCTGCTCGCCGAACGCGTCGAGGGCGGCCTGCGCGTCGAAGGCGTGCCCACTTCGGAGCGGACCGCCCGGCTCTGCCTCGACCTCGGCATCACGCTCCGCTCGCTCGACGAGCTGCCGGAACTGGACCTCACGATCGATGGCGCCGACGAGGTCGATCCCGACCTTAACCTGATCAAGGGTGGCGGCGGCGCGCTGCTGCGCGAAAAGATCGTGGCGACCGCCTCCTCGCGGATGATCGTCATTGCGGACGAGAGCAAGGTCGTCGATACGCTCGGCGCCTTCAAGCTGCCGATCGAGGTCAACGCCTTCGGGCTGAATGCGACCCGTATCGCCATCGAGAAGACCGCCAGCCGGCTCGGCCTCAGCGGTGCGATCGCGCTGCGCGGCGGGGCGGAGGAACCCTTTCAAACCGATGGCGGCCATCTGATTCTCGATGCATCTTTTGGCCGTATTCCTGATGCAGATGCGCTCGCGCGGGCGCTCAACGCCATCCCAGGCGTGGTCGAGCACGGGCTATTCATCGGCGTCGCGACGCTTGCCATCATCGCCGGACCGACGGGTGCGAGGAGCATGTCGGCACGCGAGCGGTAG
- a CDS encoding HAD family hydrolase, protein MSPVTVVFDLDGTLVDTAPDLVASLNHAVTQAGLEPVDYDDLTHIVGHGARAMIERTFKLRGKPLDEDSLDWQLKTFIAHYHETMPGNSHPYPGILDAMDRLQAAGFRLAVCTNKLEGLARTLLERLDLDGRFAAITGGDTFDVRKPHAEHLLATIRLAGGVPERAIMVGDSLNDVLAARNAHVPVIAVPFGYSNVGVETLNPDVVITHFSELTVALIDELLAR, encoded by the coding sequence ATCTCCCCGGTCACCGTGGTCTTCGATCTCGATGGAACACTCGTCGATACGGCGCCCGATCTCGTGGCGAGCCTCAACCATGCCGTGACCCAGGCCGGCCTCGAGCCGGTCGATTACGATGACCTGACCCATATTGTCGGCCATGGCGCCCGCGCCATGATCGAGCGCACCTTCAAGCTGCGCGGCAAGCCGCTCGACGAGGACAGCCTCGACTGGCAGCTCAAGACCTTCATCGCGCATTACCATGAGACGATGCCAGGCAATTCGCATCCCTATCCGGGCATTCTCGATGCCATGGACCGGCTGCAGGCGGCCGGTTTCCGGCTCGCGGTCTGCACCAACAAGCTGGAGGGTCTGGCGCGCACCTTGCTGGAGCGCCTCGACCTCGACGGCCGTTTTGCAGCGATCACCGGTGGCGATACGTTCGATGTTCGCAAGCCGCATGCCGAGCATCTGCTGGCCACCATTCGTCTCGCCGGCGGCGTGCCGGAGCGGGCAATCATGGTGGGCGACAGCCTCAACGACGTGCTGGCCGCGCGCAATGCGCATGTGCCGGTGATCGCCGTTCCCTTCGGCTATTCGAATGTCGGCGTCGAGACGCTCAACCCCGATGTCGTCATCACCCATTTCTCCGAGCTGACGGTTGCGCTAATCGACGAGCTGCTGGCGCGCTAG
- a CDS encoding DUF1003 domain-containing protein, whose translation MTQIDEISRRLFNKPLAALGAVERRVLSNAHLKQTVSEDTNATFVATQGFGDRLADQIARVGGSWSFILSFLAFLVVWAVLNTLMLGREAFDPYPFIFLNLVLSMIAAIQAPIIMMSQNRQAEKDRLDAAKDYEVNLKSEVELISLHHKIDTVLLREIASLQEEIARLHSRLDAAEARRD comes from the coding sequence ATGACCCAGATCGACGAGATTTCCCGCCGCCTGTTCAACAAGCCGCTCGCCGCGCTTGGCGCCGTGGAGCGCCGGGTTCTGAGCAATGCGCATCTCAAGCAAACCGTTTCGGAGGATACGAACGCCACCTTCGTCGCCACGCAGGGCTTCGGCGACCGGCTGGCCGATCAGATTGCCAGAGTGGGCGGCTCGTGGAGCTTCATCCTCTCATTCCTCGCCTTTCTCGTCGTCTGGGCGGTGCTCAACACGCTGATGCTCGGGCGAGAGGCCTTCGACCCCTACCCCTTCATCTTCCTCAATCTCGTGCTGTCGATGATCGCCGCCATCCAGGCCCCGATCATCATGATGTCGCAGAACCGGCAGGCCGAGAAGGATCGACTGGATGCCGCAAAGGATTACGAGGTCAACCTGAAGTCCGAGGTGGAGCTGATCTCGCTTCACCACAAGATCGACACCGTGCTCTTGCGCGAGATCGCCAGCCTGCAGGAGGAAATCGCCCGCCTGCACAGCCGTCTGGACGCCGCAGAGGCGAGACGAGACTGA